A part of Vulpes vulpes isolate BD-2025 chromosome 15, VulVul3, whole genome shotgun sequence genomic DNA contains:
- the INAFM2 gene encoding putative transmembrane protein INAFM2 → MKERDAAPAERGKPATYTGDKKAKMAAKTNKKWVRLATVFAYVLSVSLAAIVLAVYYSLIWQPVGAGTSGGAAGPPPGGSNATGPSGTSGAAAGPNATGSSRREAPRDAPPLQAARPVPPEPSAGSPLAGPLERPRGPEEDEEEAAAAPGSR, encoded by the coding sequence ATGAAGGAGCGCGACGCGGCCCCGGCCGAGCGGGGCAAGCCGGCCACCTACACCGGGGACAAGAAGGCGAAGATGGCGGCCAAGACCAACAAGAAGTGGGTCCGGCTCGCCACCGTGTTCGCCTACGTGCTCTCCGTGTCGCTGGCCGCCATCGTGCTCGCCGTCTACTACAGCCTCATCTGGCAGCCGGTGGGCGCCGGGACCTCGGGGGGAGCCGCCGGCCCGCCCCCCGGCGGCTCCAACGCCACCGGCCCGTCCGGGACttcgggggcggcggccgggcccaATGCCACCGGCTCGTCCCGCCGCGAGGCACCGCGCGACGCGCCCCCGCTGCAGGCGGCGCGGCCCGTGCCCCCGGAGCCCTCTGCCGGCAGCCCCCTGGCCGGGCCGCTGGAGCGGCCGCGGGGGccggaggaggacgaggaggaagCGGCGGCGGCGCCGGGGAGCCGTTGA